GGCTTCGGCCGGCGCGAGGCGCCGGCCTGCTGGCGGCGCGTCCTTAGACGCTCTCGCCCACCACCGACACGGTCACGTCGACCACCACGTCGGTGTGCAGCGCAACGCTGACCGGGTGGTCGCCAACCATCTTCAGCGGACCGTTCGGCAGGCGAACCTGCGACTTTTCCAGCTTGTAGCCTTGGCCAGCCAGGGCTTCGGCGATGTCGGCGTTGGTCACCGAACCGAACAGGCGGCCGTCCACACCCGACTTCTGGGTGATCTGGACGTTCAGGCCGTTCAGCTTCTCGCCTTCGGCTTGCGCGGCGGCCAGCTTCTCGGCGGCGGCCTTTTCCAGCTCGGCGCGCTTCACTTCGAATTCGGCGATCGCGGTTTGCGTGGCGCGGCGCGCCTTCTTCGACGGGATCAGGAAGTTACGCGCGTAACCGTCCTTCACCTTGACGATGTCACCCAGGTTGCCCAGGTTGATGACTTTTTCCAGCAGAATGACTTGCATCGTGTTTTCTCCGTTACGGACCTAGGGCCTATCAGTTCTTGTGCAGGTCGGTGTACGGCAGCAGCGCGAGGAAACGCGCACGCTTGATCGCCGTATCCAGCTGACGCTGATAGTGGGCCTTGGTACCGGTCAGGCGGGCCGGCGTGATCTTGCCGTTGTCGCCGATGAAGTCCTTCAGGGTGTCCAGATCCTTGTAGTCGATCTGTTCGACGCCAGCCACGGTGAAGCGGCAGAAGCGCTTGCGCTTGAACAGCGGGTTCTGTTGCTGGAAGCGCTTCTTGTTCTTGTTGTCACGTTTGACGAATGCCATGATTCAATCCTTTTCGAATGCTTTACATCCAGTGATGTGAAAGACGAGAGCCTTGCTATTGCGGTGCTTGCGGGCCAGGAATCCTTCGCAGTCGAGCAGCGTGCCGAGCGGTAGCCGCTCCAGACGCTGGCCAACCTGGCCGATTCCCATCGCAGCGATTGCAAATTCGACCTGCCGCGGCGTCTGCGCCTCGACGGCCTCGCCGCTGTACTGCAGGATGCAGTTCACGACGGGGACCCCGGCCGGGGTATAGCGCAGGGCATCGCGTTCCGCCAGGGTGGCGGCAAGCCGGAGCTGGTTCAACGCGGGGCCTCTTGCTGGTTGCAATCCTTGCGGTTTCCACCCGTGCCCTGGCCGACGCTGTCAGCCACGGCGCGCACCGCAGTCCGCACTCAGGCGGCCTGGCCTTCGGTGGTCGTTTGCGCGGCCTT
The window above is part of the Cupriavidus taiwanensis LMG 19424 genome. Proteins encoded here:
- the rplI gene encoding 50S ribosomal protein L9; this translates as MQVILLEKVINLGNLGDIVKVKDGYARNFLIPSKKARRATQTAIAEFEVKRAELEKAAAEKLAAAQAEGEKLNGLNVQITQKSGVDGRLFGSVTNADIAEALAGQGYKLEKSQVRLPNGPLKMVGDHPVSVALHTDVVVDVTVSVVGESV
- the rpsR gene encoding 30S ribosomal protein S18, whose translation is MAFVKRDNKNKKRFQQQNPLFKRKRFCRFTVAGVEQIDYKDLDTLKDFIGDNGKITPARLTGTKAHYQRQLDTAIKRARFLALLPYTDLHKN
- the priB gene encoding primosomal replication protein N — translated: MNQLRLAATLAERDALRYTPAGVPVVNCILQYSGEAVEAQTPRQVEFAIAAMGIGQVGQRLERLPLGTLLDCEGFLARKHRNSKALVFHITGCKAFEKD